The following are encoded together in the Planctobacterium marinum genome:
- the fliL gene encoding flagellar basal body-associated protein FliL has product MAEQELQMEESAPKKGKMMIVIIAAVIVIIGAVAAFFLLGGSSDESELDELETEQVVEQAPSTSIGSTNVGTALYVAMPRPFVFNVPGSGRDRLVQIKVQLMVRGTDAEETTKMHIPMIEGTLLRVFSSSNADDLVTEAGKIAMKEQALREVQKAMQTIAGNPVIEQVLFTGFVMQ; this is encoded by the coding sequence ATGGCTGAACAAGAATTACAAATGGAAGAAAGCGCCCCCAAAAAGGGCAAAATGATGATCGTCATCATTGCGGCAGTTATCGTGATCATCGGTGCCGTGGCCGCTTTCTTTTTATTAGGCGGTAGCAGTGATGAATCTGAATTAGATGAGCTGGAAACCGAACAGGTCGTAGAGCAGGCACCTTCTACTTCAATCGGTTCAACGAATGTGGGGACCGCACTGTATGTTGCCATGCCCAGACCATTTGTTTTTAATGTGCCAGGCTCAGGGCGAGACAGGCTGGTACAGATTAAAGTGCAGCTAATGGTGCGCGGCACCGATGCTGAAGAAACAACTAAAATGCACATTCCGATGATCGAAGGCACATTACTAAGAGTGTTCAGTAGCTCCAATGCCGATGATCTGGTGACTGAGGCGGGCAAAATTGCCATGAAAGAGCAGGCATTGCGGGAAGTTCAAAAAGCGATGCAGACAATTGCTGGTAACCCAGTTATCGAGCAGGTGTTATTTACCGGTTTTGTAATGCAATAG
- the flhB gene encoding flagellar biosynthesis protein FlhB, which produces MADEDKTEDPTAKRLEDSRKKGQIARSRELSTVLVLIFSAITLYLMAASLGKMMLTVMRHFFDLSYDEAWDYTHMLTSLDWVMEIISVPMLTFLIVVSVAGIYGSVAMGGFNFTWYTASFRAENLSPINGLKRMFGMNGLVELLKAIAKFGIVAVVTYFMLAFYMEEALHLDQELFPGSLFHAMELIGWTFIIICCALIPIAAVDIPYQSYTHNEQMKMSKQEVKDERKNAEGDPQVKGRIRRLQYQASARRMMQEVPQADVVVTNPTHYSVALKYDQAGNRAPYVVAKGADELAMHIRKIAEGNDVPLLASPALTRAIYYTTEIDEEIPEKLFQAVAQVLAYIYQLKQFKTGRGHRPKPLAKDLPIPPELRH; this is translated from the coding sequence ATGGCTGATGAGGATAAAACAGAAGACCCCACGGCGAAACGCCTGGAAGACTCTCGAAAGAAAGGTCAGATAGCCCGTAGCCGTGAATTGTCGACGGTGCTGGTGCTCATCTTTAGCGCGATAACGCTTTACTTAATGGCTGCAAGTCTCGGTAAGATGATGCTGACTGTAATGCGCCACTTCTTTGATCTCAGTTATGACGAAGCCTGGGATTACACTCATATGCTGACTTCTTTAGATTGGGTGATGGAAATCATTTCTGTCCCCATGTTGACCTTTTTAATTGTTGTTTCTGTTGCCGGTATTTACGGCAGTGTTGCCATGGGAGGTTTTAATTTCACCTGGTATACCGCCAGTTTTAGAGCCGAAAATCTGAGTCCAATCAACGGTTTAAAACGGATGTTTGGCATGAATGGCTTAGTTGAACTACTCAAGGCGATTGCCAAGTTCGGTATAGTTGCCGTCGTGACTTATTTTATGCTGGCTTTTTACATGGAAGAAGCGCTGCACCTTGACCAAGAGCTTTTTCCGGGCAGTCTGTTTCACGCCATGGAGCTGATTGGCTGGACCTTTATTATTATTTGCTGTGCGCTTATTCCTATAGCTGCCGTTGATATACCTTATCAAAGCTATACCCACAATGAGCAAATGAAAATGAGTAAGCAAGAGGTTAAAGATGAACGCAAAAATGCTGAGGGTGACCCCCAAGTTAAAGGCAGAATAAGACGATTGCAATATCAGGCGTCTGCAAGACGAATGATGCAGGAAGTTCCTCAAGCTGATGTTGTTGTCACCAATCCTACACATTACTCGGTAGCGCTTAAATACGATCAGGCGGGGAATCGTGCCCCCTATGTTGTGGCAAAAGGAGCGGATGAATTAGCCATGCATATCCGAAAAATTGCAGAAGGTAATGATGTTCCTTTATTAGCTTCACCGGCGTTAACTCGAGCGATATATTACACCACAGAAATAGATGAAGAGATTCCGGAAAAACTATTCCAGGCCGTTGCTCAAGTGCTGGCCTACATTTATCAGTTAAAACAATTTAAAACAGGGCGGGGGCATCGTCCTAAACCACTTGCTAAAGATCTACCTATACCACCAGAATTACGCCACTAA
- the fliJ gene encoding flagellar export protein FliJ, whose protein sequence is MTRQLQMVAKWEAEKEEKAALDFQQAQAYVRQNQERLDGLMQYRLDYFKKMQEKGANGFEALAFSHHQSFINKLDKACAQQQQIIQDASKAAEQRKLQWLEQQKKRKAVEMLLDKKNTEKQARLDRHEQNMMDEFALQKFLRASRR, encoded by the coding sequence ATGACCAGACAACTACAAATGGTAGCTAAATGGGAAGCTGAAAAAGAGGAAAAAGCCGCTTTGGATTTTCAGCAAGCCCAAGCCTATGTGCGGCAAAACCAAGAGCGTCTGGATGGCTTAATGCAATACCGTCTCGACTATTTCAAAAAAATGCAGGAAAAAGGCGCGAATGGCTTTGAGGCGTTGGCATTCTCCCATCATCAATCATTCATTAACAAACTAGACAAAGCCTGCGCGCAACAACAACAGATAATACAGGATGCCAGTAAGGCTGCTGAGCAGCGAAAGCTGCAATGGTTGGAACAGCAAAAGAAGCGCAAAGCCGTAGAGATGTTGCTGGACAAGAAAAACACTGAAAAACAAGCTCGCCTCGACCGCCATGAACAAAATATGATGGATGAGTTTGCCCTGCAAAAATTCCTCAGAGCCTCAAGACGCTAA
- the fliQ gene encoding flagellar biosynthesis protein FliQ codes for MSPEVFVDILNDALFMVILLVSAIIVPSMIVGLIVAVFQAATSINEQTINFLPRLLVTLLALSWGGHWLVNKLMDFTFEIVARIPEVVG; via the coding sequence ATGAGTCCAGAGGTCTTTGTTGATATCCTTAACGATGCACTATTTATGGTAATCTTGCTAGTTTCGGCCATTATAGTACCCAGTATGATTGTCGGTTTAATCGTCGCGGTATTTCAGGCTGCTACATCCATAAACGAACAAACTATTAATTTTTTACCAAGGCTATTAGTGACATTGCTGGCGTTGAGCTGGGGAGGTCATTGGCTGGTAAACAAATTGATGGATTTTACCTTTGAGATAGTTGCCAGAATACCGGAGGTGGTGGGGTAG
- the fliO gene encoding flagellar biosynthetic protein FliO: MAASPFSFAEDSQISTPLSSWVSVAFSLLLVIGVILLLAYIMRRFTGMQTSGGQIKTVASMMVGTRERIAVIQVGDEQHLVGVTAHNINHLAKLEQPIVPGSNENSLKQTFAGILQQHKKMQGKNDD; the protein is encoded by the coding sequence TTGGCAGCCTCACCTTTCTCTTTCGCTGAAGACAGTCAAATATCAACGCCTCTTTCTTCATGGGTATCAGTTGCGTTTTCGCTCTTGCTGGTGATAGGCGTGATATTGCTACTGGCTTACATTATGCGACGCTTTACTGGGATGCAAACGTCAGGAGGGCAGATCAAAACAGTTGCCAGTATGATGGTGGGCACGCGAGAGCGCATTGCAGTAATTCAGGTGGGTGATGAGCAGCATCTGGTTGGGGTAACAGCACACAACATCAATCACCTCGCAAAACTAGAACAGCCAATAGTTCCGGGAAGCAACGAGAATTCACTCAAGCAAACCTTTGCAGGAATACTACAACAACACAAAAAAATGCAAGGCAAAAACGATGATTAG
- the fliR gene encoding flagellar biosynthetic protein FliR: MNFSEAEILQAIADYALPFMRISGLLGSMVVMSAKTLPTPIRVLLAFTLAIMVMPIVPPVPVKDPVSVETFVMGMQQVIIGLSIGFISTLVLETFVLAGQVIAMQTGLGFASIVDPVNGINVPAVGQFYLILATLLFLAFDGHLNMIQMIIMSFQAFPIGEAWWTAEQFKSIVDWSAWMFIAALTLTLAPIVSLLIINLAFGVMTKAAPQLNIFTIGFSFAQIGGLVIMWLIMDNFTNHFGQQWQRAQQLMCNLLNICPG; encoded by the coding sequence ATGAACTTCTCAGAAGCCGAGATCCTTCAAGCGATTGCCGATTATGCGCTGCCTTTCATGCGTATTAGTGGGTTGTTGGGGTCGATGGTAGTGATGAGTGCCAAGACATTACCTACACCGATACGCGTGCTATTAGCTTTCACCCTTGCCATTATGGTTATGCCAATTGTTCCTCCTGTTCCTGTTAAAGATCCCGTATCGGTTGAAACCTTTGTTATGGGCATGCAACAGGTGATTATCGGGCTTTCTATCGGTTTTATTTCTACCTTGGTGCTGGAAACTTTTGTCCTCGCAGGTCAGGTTATTGCGATGCAAACTGGTCTGGGTTTTGCCTCTATTGTCGATCCTGTAAATGGCATAAATGTGCCCGCGGTGGGACAGTTTTATCTCATACTAGCAACGCTTTTGTTTCTTGCGTTTGATGGTCATCTGAATATGATTCAAATGATAATTATGAGTTTTCAAGCGTTCCCAATTGGAGAAGCATGGTGGACAGCTGAGCAGTTTAAATCCATCGTTGACTGGAGCGCTTGGATGTTTATTGCGGCATTGACCTTAACCTTGGCACCTATTGTTTCATTGCTGATCATCAATCTGGCTTTTGGCGTAATGACCAAAGCAGCTCCCCAATTAAATATATTTACTATCGGTTTCTCATTCGCACAGATTGGTGGTCTGGTTATCATGTGGTTGATAATGGACAACTTTACCAACCATTTCGGGCAGCAATGGCAAAGAGCACAGCAACTGATGTGTAATTTGTTGAATATTTGCCCCGGTTAA
- the fliP gene encoding flagellar type III secretion system pore protein FliP (The bacterial flagellar biogenesis protein FliP forms a type III secretion system (T3SS)-type pore required for flagellar assembly.), whose protein sequence is MPDTALANPGIQALTVTTNPDGTQDYTMTLQVLGIMTALSLLPAFLIMMTSFTRIIVVMSILRQAIGLQQSPSNQILIGLTLFLTMFIMAPVFEEMNDKALQPYLKEEMTARAAIDEAIIPIRAFMLSQTRVKDLQTFVEMAKLEDTVTKPEDVPMTVLIPAFITSELKTAFQIGFMLFIPFLILDLVVASILMAMGMMMLSPMIVSLPFKLMLFVLVDGWNLVFGTLVTSYGMG, encoded by the coding sequence ATGCCCGACACGGCTCTGGCGAACCCCGGCATCCAGGCACTCACGGTAACCACCAATCCAGATGGAACGCAAGATTACACTATGACCTTGCAAGTTCTTGGGATCATGACCGCGCTGAGTTTGCTACCAGCGTTTCTGATCATGATGACTTCTTTCACTCGAATTATCGTGGTGATGTCTATTCTTCGACAGGCCATCGGTTTGCAGCAATCTCCTTCCAATCAGATATTGATTGGTCTGACATTATTCCTCACCATGTTTATTATGGCACCGGTTTTTGAAGAGATGAACGACAAGGCGTTGCAGCCTTACCTCAAGGAAGAAATGACTGCAAGAGCCGCGATCGATGAAGCTATAATCCCTATTCGCGCCTTTATGCTCTCTCAAACGCGAGTTAAAGATTTACAAACTTTTGTGGAAATGGCCAAGCTGGAAGATACTGTGACTAAACCCGAGGATGTCCCCATGACAGTGTTGATCCCCGCGTTTATTACCAGTGAGCTTAAAACCGCGTTCCAAATTGGGTTCATGTTGTTTATTCCCTTCCTGATATTGGACCTGGTGGTGGCCTCCATTTTGATGGCAATGGGTATGATGATGTTGTCTCCAATGATTGTCTCCTTACCGTTTAAACTCATGTTGTTTGTATTGGTAGATGGCTGGAATCTGGTGTTTGGTACGCTCGTTACAAGTTATGGCATGGGGTAG
- the fliN gene encoding flagellar motor switch protein FliN: MSGEDDAMDDWAAAMAEQAESEGEDTLSGDAASGMSGVEVAELDEFSESGGVSGEEEKKLDTILDIPVTISMEVGRSLISIRNLLQLNQGSVVELDRVAGEPLDVLVNGTLIAHGEVVVVNDKFGIRLTDVISQIERIKKLK; this comes from the coding sequence ATGAGTGGTGAAGATGATGCAATGGACGATTGGGCTGCGGCAATGGCCGAGCAAGCTGAATCGGAAGGGGAAGATACGCTATCTGGCGATGCTGCCTCTGGCATGTCTGGGGTTGAAGTTGCAGAATTAGATGAATTCTCAGAATCGGGTGGTGTTTCAGGAGAAGAAGAGAAAAAACTAGATACAATTCTCGATATTCCTGTCACTATATCCATGGAAGTTGGGCGAAGCTTGATCAGTATCAGAAATCTGCTGCAATTAAACCAAGGATCAGTGGTGGAACTGGATCGCGTAGCGGGTGAGCCTTTAGATGTATTAGTTAATGGAACTTTGATCGCCCACGGTGAGGTGGTTGTAGTTAATGACAAATTCGGGATCCGCTTAACGGATGTTATTAGTCAAATCGAACGTATCAAAAAACTCAAATAA
- the fliM gene encoding flagellar motor switch protein FliM, whose translation MSDLLSQDEIDALLHGVDEVEEEDIEESDVSSSAMEYDFSSQDRIVRGRMPTLEMVNERFARHMRVSLFNMMRRSAEVSINGIQMIKFGEYIHTLFVPTSLNMVRFRPLKGTGLITMEARLVFILVDNFFGGDGRYRAKIEGREFTPTERRIIQMLLKIIFEDYKEAWGPVMDVSFEYLDSEVNPAMANIVSPTEVVVISSFHIELDGGGGDFHVALPYSMLEPIRELLDAGVQSDKEDTDLRWSKALRDEILDVNVALTTHMLDLELPLEAIVKMKAGDVIPIDMPEYITVLIEGLPTFRSKLGRSRENIALQIVERIPRPVSVKSQLHLLTKGGRRIDSDAELQTLEDDLVL comes from the coding sequence GTGAGCGATTTATTATCACAAGACGAAATTGATGCCCTCTTACACGGGGTTGATGAAGTTGAAGAGGAGGATATTGAAGAGTCCGACGTTTCCTCTTCGGCGATGGAGTACGACTTTTCGTCTCAGGATAGGATTGTTCGTGGTCGCATGCCGACCCTTGAAATGGTAAACGAACGTTTTGCCAGACACATGCGGGTCAGCTTGTTTAATATGATGCGTCGTTCAGCAGAAGTGTCCATTAATGGCATCCAAATGATCAAGTTTGGCGAGTACATTCACACTTTGTTCGTGCCGACAAGCTTGAACATGGTGCGTTTTCGTCCACTTAAAGGGACCGGGTTAATTACTATGGAAGCTCGTTTAGTGTTTATCCTGGTAGACAACTTTTTCGGCGGAGATGGGCGCTATCGTGCGAAAATAGAAGGTCGTGAGTTCACACCAACAGAGCGTCGTATTATACAGATGCTACTTAAGATCATATTTGAGGATTACAAGGAAGCGTGGGGTCCGGTTATGGATGTGTCTTTTGAATATCTCGATTCAGAAGTAAACCCGGCCATGGCAAACATTGTAAGCCCCACCGAAGTGGTGGTGATCAGCTCCTTTCACATTGAGTTGGATGGTGGTGGTGGAGACTTTCACGTGGCTCTACCTTACTCCATGCTGGAGCCTATACGGGAATTGCTAGATGCAGGTGTGCAGAGCGATAAAGAAGATACGGATCTGCGTTGGAGTAAAGCACTTCGCGATGAGATCCTCGATGTTAACGTGGCACTGACCACCCATATGTTAGATTTAGAACTGCCGCTTGAGGCGATTGTTAAGATGAAGGCGGGCGACGTCATCCCCATTGATATGCCCGAGTATATTACGGTGCTGATTGAGGGGCTTCCAACCTTCCGTAGCAAGCTTGGACGTTCTAGAGAGAATATTGCGCTTCAGATTGTTGAAAGAATACCAAGACCTGTTTCAGTGAAATCGCAGTTACATCTGTTGACCAAAGGTGGACGCCGCATAGATTCCGATGCGGAACTACAAACCCTTGAAGATGATTTAGTATTGTAA
- the flhA gene encoding flagellar biosynthesis protein FlhA — translation MSVATYFNRIDQNKLKEITTGLGTPMVLLAIMGMVILPMPAFLLDILFSFNIALSLIVILVCVFTQKPVDFGIFPLVLLIATVLRLALNIASTRVVLLEGHEGGDAAGKVIEAFGEVVIGGNFAVGIVVFAILLIINFKVVTAGAGRISEVSARFTLDAMPGKQMAIDADLNAGYIDSDEARKRREEITAEADFYGSMDGASKFVKGDAIAGLFIMLINIVGGLFIGMIQHDLSFGDAVEIYTLLTIGDGLVAQIPSLLLSVATAIIVTRENETQEMSSELSTQLGNPRALYVTAGILFVMGIVPGMPHLAFLGFSFAIGGYAFYQQYRAKKEAEKPKTIEKKSDVAPQPTEVKELGWDDVQQVDTIGLEVGYRLIPLVDKSQGGELLTRIKGVRKKLSQELGFLIPPVHIRDNLDLTPNNYTISMMGVNVGEADIHHDEEMAINPGQVFGNLNGTKTKDPAFGLDALWIKPSQREHAQTLGYTVVDAATVVATHLSQLLTNNAYQLLGYEEVQQLLDMLSKSNPKLVEGLVPDILPLSTVVKVLQTLLYEGVPIRDMRTIIQTLSEYGIKSQDPDVLVSAVRIALKRLIIQEINGGAKEIPVITLSPELEQMLHQSLQAGGQDGAGIEPGLAENLQKSLNQASQQQEMAGEPAVLLTSGMLRPVLSRFLKHVVQGLHVVSYQEVPDDKQIKIVSAIGQ, via the coding sequence ATGTCAGTTGCCACCTATTTTAATCGCATCGACCAGAACAAATTAAAAGAGATCACCACAGGTTTAGGCACTCCCATGGTGCTTTTGGCCATTATGGGTATGGTCATCCTGCCCATGCCAGCGTTCTTGTTGGATATCTTATTCAGTTTTAATATTGCACTGTCCCTTATTGTTATTCTGGTGTGTGTGTTCACACAAAAGCCAGTGGACTTCGGTATATTCCCATTGGTGTTGTTGATTGCCACCGTATTGCGACTGGCCCTTAACATTGCATCGACTCGTGTCGTTTTACTTGAAGGTCACGAGGGAGGAGATGCTGCTGGTAAAGTGATCGAAGCATTTGGTGAAGTGGTAATCGGTGGTAACTTTGCAGTTGGTATTGTGGTATTCGCCATACTTCTGATCATTAACTTTAAAGTGGTAACAGCAGGTGCGGGAAGAATATCTGAAGTAAGTGCTCGCTTTACCCTAGATGCTATGCCTGGTAAGCAGATGGCAATCGATGCTGACCTGAACGCCGGTTATATTGATTCTGATGAAGCGCGCAAGCGTCGTGAAGAAATTACAGCGGAGGCTGATTTTTATGGTTCTATGGATGGTGCTTCAAAATTCGTAAAAGGAGACGCCATTGCAGGTTTGTTTATCATGCTCATTAACATCGTTGGTGGTTTGTTTATAGGCATGATACAGCATGATTTGAGTTTTGGTGATGCAGTTGAAATTTACACCTTGCTCACTATTGGTGATGGGCTGGTAGCTCAGATACCCAGCCTTTTGTTGTCGGTCGCAACGGCTATTATCGTAACCCGTGAAAATGAAACCCAGGAAATGAGCAGCGAGTTATCAACTCAGCTGGGAAATCCACGTGCACTTTATGTTACCGCAGGTATTTTATTCGTCATGGGTATTGTCCCTGGCATGCCGCACCTGGCATTTCTTGGGTTCAGTTTTGCGATTGGCGGCTATGCCTTTTATCAACAATATCGCGCCAAAAAAGAAGCAGAAAAACCCAAGACTATCGAGAAGAAATCTGATGTGGCGCCTCAACCGACAGAGGTTAAAGAGTTAGGTTGGGATGACGTGCAACAGGTCGACACCATAGGATTGGAAGTGGGTTATCGCTTGATTCCCTTAGTGGATAAGTCACAAGGTGGCGAACTATTGACGCGCATCAAGGGGGTGCGTAAGAAGCTTTCTCAGGAATTAGGCTTTTTGATTCCGCCAGTACATATCAGAGATAACCTCGACCTGACTCCGAATAACTACACGATTTCTATGATGGGGGTGAACGTTGGCGAGGCTGATATTCATCACGATGAAGAGATGGCTATTAACCCCGGACAGGTATTTGGCAATTTAAATGGCACTAAAACTAAAGATCCGGCATTTGGCCTGGATGCGCTTTGGATAAAGCCCTCACAGCGTGAACACGCACAAACATTAGGGTACACGGTAGTGGACGCAGCTACCGTCGTAGCCACGCACTTGAGTCAATTATTAACTAATAATGCTTATCAATTATTGGGCTATGAAGAAGTACAACAGCTGTTGGATATGTTGTCCAAATCTAATCCCAAACTGGTTGAGGGGCTGGTACCAGATATTTTACCGCTGAGCACCGTGGTTAAAGTTTTGCAGACCTTACTTTATGAAGGGGTACCTATCCGCGACATGCGCACCATCATCCAGACACTTTCTGAGTATGGCATTAAGAGTCAAGATCCTGACGTTTTAGTTTCTGCGGTGAGAATTGCCTTGAAACGTCTGATTATCCAGGAAATAAATGGTGGTGCGAAAGAAATCCCTGTAATAACACTTTCACCTGAACTTGAGCAAATGTTACATCAGTCTTTACAGGCAGGTGGACAGGATGGAGCCGGCATAGAACCTGGCCTGGCAGAGAATTTACAGAAGTCTTTGAATCAGGCGTCACAGCAACAGGAGATGGCGGGAGAGCCAGCCGTGTTATTGACATCTGGTATGTTGAGACCAGTACTCTCAAGATTTCTAAAACATGTGGTACAAGGCTTGCATGTGGTCTCTTATCAAGAAGTTCCTGACGACA
- a CDS encoding flagellar hook-length control protein FliK, with protein sequence MQQVAASNNDIAAQKLFPGDVDADASGAGDEFAKFMIGSSEGADSAKSEQNYRGHGDLKNTAKDTHPDSEKPSLKAHESEFKLEKPGSEESMPQDGQSSKGQAEDGELHEEWVSIIQKLNGEAVKPETETDAPVVENPSTESPILVTDTVLEDSSEKSAEIPPESETEAVTPSSIQDWKQQLREKLLNSGHALNAYQMKSVDKAVNGLSDEEIQQLLNDDAALKQMMSDILNVDDPHPHDVSLLLQLSGQNNGQLEQATGNEEILSSQDTEISGGSEQEQSSADLLNESTTENGEQDDNNDVTETEFVQSTDALAETLHVDAPLDSEVPVEAEAPVDAEEPVDTEVPVDSEVPVDSEVPVDAEVSVDAEVPVDAEAPIEAEIPFVTGGTVDADASVDTDHDAGLTGSGRETNKSAESTTANSTVTDTQFKPEQLNLTQLLNELDNSTETADGKIAAIDSLTRRLESSEVGQTAAGKKFIESLKNVSAEFKEQLKAGHEPGINISKIVSEGMVADTASVESAALEQQIKGALQQIVNVAHASSGMDSAARETLLNNFNSSMTARDNNTAQLEAQKTQQQNLQNNAFDKAVNIQKPEAAQELANKVQVMLNQKNMVADIRLDPPDLGQMQIKVSMQGDTASVSMVVQSQAAREALEHNQPRLKELLEQQGIELGQSSVREEQQGQKGEGDGQNFASGKGQEAMEDIEAESSPDIRTVGLDEPEGIDFFA encoded by the coding sequence ATGCAACAAGTTGCCGCATCTAATAATGATATTGCCGCTCAGAAACTCTTTCCGGGAGATGTCGATGCCGATGCATCTGGCGCAGGTGATGAGTTTGCCAAGTTTATGATAGGAAGCAGCGAGGGCGCTGATTCTGCAAAAAGTGAACAGAACTACCGCGGTCATGGTGATTTGAAAAATACTGCGAAAGACACTCACCCCGACAGTGAAAAGCCTTCATTAAAAGCACATGAGTCAGAATTCAAGCTCGAGAAACCAGGCTCGGAAGAGTCTATGCCGCAAGATGGTCAATCTAGTAAAGGGCAGGCTGAAGATGGGGAGCTGCACGAAGAATGGGTTAGCATCATACAGAAGCTCAATGGTGAGGCGGTTAAACCAGAAACTGAAACGGATGCGCCCGTGGTAGAAAATCCTTCCACAGAATCGCCGATTCTGGTAACAGACACTGTTTTAGAAGATTCATCTGAAAAAAGCGCCGAAATTCCGCCTGAGTCAGAAACCGAGGCGGTTACACCTTCTTCTATTCAGGATTGGAAGCAACAATTACGAGAGAAGCTATTGAATTCTGGACACGCCTTAAACGCTTATCAGATGAAGTCGGTAGATAAGGCGGTTAACGGGCTTTCCGATGAAGAAATTCAGCAGCTATTGAATGATGATGCCGCATTAAAACAAATGATGTCTGATATCCTGAACGTTGACGACCCTCATCCCCATGACGTTTCCTTGCTATTACAATTAAGCGGGCAAAATAACGGACAATTAGAGCAGGCTACGGGCAATGAAGAAATTTTATCCTCACAGGATACAGAGATCTCTGGAGGCTCTGAGCAAGAGCAATCATCAGCCGATTTATTGAATGAAAGTACAACTGAAAATGGCGAACAAGATGACAATAATGACGTCACTGAAACTGAGTTTGTTCAGTCTACTGATGCTTTAGCTGAAACGTTGCATGTTGATGCGCCATTAGATTCAGAAGTACCGGTAGAAGCTGAAGCACCAGTAGATGCAGAAGAGCCAGTAGATACAGAAGTGCCAGTAGATTCAGAAGTACCGGTAGATTCAGAAGTACCGGTAGATGCAGAAGTATCAGTAGATGCGGAAGTGCCAGTAGACGCTGAAGCACCAATAGAGGCAGAAATACCGTTTGTCACTGGGGGGACAGTGGATGCAGATGCATCGGTTGATACTGACCATGATGCTGGTCTGACTGGTTCGGGACGAGAAACAAACAAATCAGCTGAAAGCACCACAGCAAACAGTACCGTCACCGATACTCAATTTAAACCAGAACAACTCAATCTTACTCAGTTGCTAAATGAATTAGACAATTCAACTGAGACGGCCGACGGTAAAATTGCTGCTATAGATAGCTTAACCCGCCGACTTGAATCCTCAGAAGTCGGTCAAACGGCGGCTGGGAAGAAGTTTATTGAGAGCTTGAAAAACGTTAGTGCTGAGTTCAAGGAGCAACTAAAAGCCGGTCATGAGCCGGGTATTAATATCAGTAAAATTGTCTCGGAAGGAATGGTAGCCGATACTGCCTCTGTAGAAAGCGCGGCACTTGAGCAACAAATTAAAGGTGCTTTACAACAAATCGTTAATGTAGCTCATGCTTCTAGCGGTATGGATAGTGCTGCTCGAGAGACGTTACTCAATAACTTTAATAGTAGTATGACAGCAAGGGATAATAACACTGCGCAATTAGAAGCGCAGAAAACTCAGCAACAGAATTTGCAAAACAACGCTTTTGATAAGGCGGTAAATATTCAAAAACCAGAAGCAGCACAAGAGTTAGCTAACAAAGTTCAGGTGATGCTAAACCAGAAAAATATGGTGGCCGATATCCGCTTAGATCCGCCTGACTTGGGACAGATGCAAATAAAGGTCAGCATGCAAGGTGACACTGCCTCAGTCAGTATGGTAGTGCAATCTCAAGCCGCTCGTGAAGCATTGGAACACAACCAACCCAGGTTGAAAGAACTGTTAGAGCAACAGGGTATTGAATTAGGTCAATCTTCGGTACGCGAAGAGCAACAAGGCCAAAAAGGTGAGGGTGATGGACAAAATTTTGCCTCTGGAAAGGGACAGGAGGCGATGGAGGACATTGAAGCTGAATCCTCTCCCGATATCAGAACGGTTGGCTTAGATGAGCCAGAAGGTATCGATTTTTTTGCGTAA